The nucleotide sequence aaatcatcttttaTACCTTCAGTAAACCATTGAACTAAATGCTTTCCTTACCTCTCTTCTCCTATAGTACAATCATTTTCAAAGTCATCCCAGAAGCTGTCATCTGTGGCATCATCAGGGTCTTCCTGTTGGTTAGTAGCCTGTTCTATGTGAATACCAGTTGTTCCCTTGACGTTAGATCCAGATTCAAATTTTAAATCATTATGGATTTTATCCATGCAATTCCAAAGGGCAATATTTGATCCACAACATCCCGTGTTACTTTTCATTTCTTTTGTACAATGGCTGTAAGTATCATCAGGTGAGTGCAGATCTCTTAGTGAATTGGTGTCAGTTCTCTGCTTTCTAACTTTCGGTCTTACTACCATTTCTGAGGAGCTTGGTTGTTCTAACATACAACAGAATATGTTTCCTTCAGTTTGAACTCCCAGAGAGTTCTTGTCGAGATTCCTTTCTGTTTTCTCCTTAATCTCCTCCATTTTGACATACCCATTCATTTCTTCCACATTTTCTAATGCTGGTAAAGGTTTTTGGTGCTCTTTCAACTCACTTTGATGTTCTTTAAAGGCAAAGTTCACATCAGGTAAATTATCCATTGCCACAGAACATGGTGGCTCAACTTGCTGGTTGCTACCATCATGGATTACAGCGGAGAGGTAGGACTGTAGCCCATTAAGATAGTCAACACCTTTTTCTAACTCTGAAAGCATTGTGTCCAACCTTTTCTGAAGTTTTCCTTCTTTCTGTAAGCAGGAATGAGTAGCTGAATCTTCATCCTCTCCTTCACTACTTTCTGATTCATATGAATCCATGCTTACAAGACcaatgccaacctgattttcggAGGTGGTCTCAAAAATATCACTAGGTATTGACCACTTGGAGGGTTCTGCATTTTGGCTATCCAAGTAACCTCCTGATGGTTCTGTACCACTGGGTGAAACAAATTCATTGGACTCACATTGAGCAAGTCTTTGATTCAAAGGCGATGACAAAAATCCATTCTCCCTTTGAGGGTCAAAATCCTCATCTTTTTTGGGATCCATAGTTTGGTCATATCCAGTGTGTTGTGAAAGCAATTCATTTGTTGATAAGATTCCACTGGCAGCTATGAAGaaaccagagagaaaaaaaataaatcacaagTACTTTAAATAAGCCACTACAAGTACATTCTGTATATTCACAGGCAGTTGTTTCGACAGAATGCTGACTCAAAATAATCACAGTACAAACATTAAATAACCTTTGCCCTTCCTCTTTGGCATAGGACACACTTTCAGCTTTAGCTTAAATTTAAATCGATAAGATACCACACCACAAGTACCTAGGGGTGTGTTTTTGCCTATGGAGGCAATAAAATGTAGTTAAGTGCTTGCATCAACCATGTATCACCAAGCCAATGTTTTTCTCAAGACAGGAAAACTCCTGGCCTGCAAGCTGCCATCACTAGCCATGCTTATTTCTGTACAAtttggttgggggtggggggggggggggaaatcagcCTGTTCCATAAAAGGTATGAAGTTTATAAATATCATAATGACTACTTGCTCTCTACATCCTAACCTGATATCAACCTGACATTAGTTTTAGTGATTTCAAATCAGTTCCAAGTAGTCAAAATATTGTGGAGATATAAAATTTGAATTAAACATTAAGTGCCTAATACTTTTCTGTTTAAGCCCCTCCTGACCCAAATGCTATCCCTTGTGGTGgccatttccagtattttcttttgCATACCTATATTTTTGCCACTGGTTGTAAAATCAGGCTAAAGGATAGAAGCCATTTGGGACAGGGTAGGAGTGACTAACTATGTCTGACTATGCTATATTTCCTTTGAAGTACTTCATTCACATACTGGGTACTTGACATGGAAAGAAGGCAGATTGAAAACCATAATGAATAGCTAGGAGTTCACATGGTTTTCTGTGGATGTAACTAGTATGGTCAATTTACAGGAACAAAAACTGAATACATCTGGAGTTTCAAAGACACTTGTTTTAGCTGCTTCACAAACGGCTGTAATAAAAATTAAGGGCAAACTAAATACCGGGGTAATAGTTCAGCTTACAGAAGATAAAATAGTTTAAGAATAAACAGGTTTACATATTGTCATTTTACATCAATTAGATAATTTACAGTAAAACTTTGATACCATCCTCAGGAATTTGTTGGTGCTGGACTATAGACCTTCCAGCCTTTTGCTTCACTGGATAATACTCCAATTTATATCCCAACATTGATTCAGACAATACacagaaatataaataaatattaaaagtaGCATAATGAAGTTTCCACTGAACGTAGTGAGTTTAAGGAATCAAGGCCCGTGAGCCAGAAGCTGATGCGTTGGAATTCTGGATCAAAGGGGTAGCAAGTTATCAGAGTTCTGCTGTATACTGGAGATCTACTGCCCTAATATAACTGACTACCTGCCACTTTCACTCCGTAGGAATTTCAATACATTTAATACTCATATTCTAGTAGTAAAATATACAAGTGATTCCAAAACTCACTTGACCATTGTCCACACAACCGCATTCCTATATAGACCATCCAGATCACTTCTTGCCTACATTTCAAAACTCACTCACTTTCAATCAGTCTACTTCAACTCAGAGAATAAAGTCTAGCAATCTGACATCCATACCACATCTGGCAGCACACACTTATAAATCTGGGCTTTGGTATATGAAAAATGCTTACAATTGTACACGCTTTGCACTAATTTCAAGTACTCAATTACACCCTTAATAATTATTAATTTCTAAACTATATGCATATTGGCAAGAAGTACAAGAGCATTATACTCATGTTACTGGAGTCAGCCCAGACATCATCAGTACAATGCTGTAACTAAAAACTGATTTAGTAAATCTAGCAATGAGGTAAAAGCAGAAATCAAAATATTAAATGGTAAAACTTGGTTAATCTGCCATCCAAATTACCTCAAAATCTAATGGTTTAGCATTAGAATCATATAGGCCTTCTTTTTCATGTTCTTTTTAAACTCATAGGCTTAAACTTAGAAAACGAATATAAAGTCAATTGTATTGCACAGACTTGTTACTTCATGGTATAATTTTGCAAGAACTGTATTGCATTGAGGAACTGTATAGAATTTTAATAGAAAAAGCTTAGCTTGAGATAAATAAGCTTGACGTCTTCTAAACTTTGACCAGCTAGATGCAAGTCCAGAACAATCCTTATCATTCCCATTAATTATATTCCTCATTAGGCTATTTGGTGATGTCCAACATAATATGAATTTTAAACCTCTGTCACCTCAAACTTCACTGGGCAAGATGGAAAATTAATAGCATATCACCTTAAACTGGTCTTGCAAAATCCTTGGTTGCACATTGTTAAATACTGTTGTAAATATCTGGAAGATTTAGGCTTTGTGTTATTATGTGATGATAGGAGCTCGAGAAAAGCTTCCTCTCTTAGACAAGTTCCTCATTCCTCAATCTTTCCAAAGATGGTCAATAAATCAGCAGCATTGACATGAACATACAAAATGAACTCAAATCTTTAAATAACAGAAAGGCTCTGGGCCAGCTGATGGTGTAGtggtatcagcactggacttcaaggtagATGGTGCTGAGAAGAAATTTCTGCACAGAAGAAATGCTTGGCAATCTACATCCATATTTTGTCAGGAAAACCCTATGGACACTACGTTCACGATGTCATGAAGAGTTTGACTCCACTAAAGAACCGAAAGGCTCTGGATGATTGGTAAACAGGGAAGATACAGGAAGAgcattccctccccccacccccccaatcagTAAGCCACACAGATGAGGATGTGTGGCCCAATAGTTATGCGTCACTTAGTCTGGGGAACCAGAACCTGCTGCTGAAGCTACCagcaaaaatgaaaaataaaaattgtAATTTATGTATACAAAGTaataaatttaaaattttatCTGAAGCATCAACTTGCATTTACTATGTAGTATCCAGGACAAGTCTCATGTATGAGTCAGATTACAATCCGGCATCTAAACTTATTTCTCAGTGTCTACTAAATTCATATTTAACATCCATAACAATGCACTCTGAAAATTCAGGCAATAAGGGTTTTTTAAACATAACCCATAAAGTTGTGTATCCAGCTTTAATTAAACTACAAATGACTTTTCTGTAAGTTTTCAAATACTAAACAATTAGTTATTCAGTACAAATGTACAGAACAGATTATCAAACTAGAATTTTTAATGACTGCTTGCTCTCTTCACTGCCTCAAAGACAAACTTGAATTTTGCTGGAAATGGTGAAATGATAGCAGGGAATCCTGAGATTTTAGTAATAATGACATCATCAAGTAGGCAAAGCAGGCAGCAAGCCAGATTGTAAAGCCACTGATTTTTCAACTACCCtacaaacattttaaaaatcaaaatgaaGATTACAACATTCACAAGATTGCCTTTTAATACTAAGTATTTATTTTAAAAGGttgagaaatctgaaataaatctgAGATGACAACGCACTTGAATAACTGTTTAAGGACTGGAGAAAGTGTTAATTAGTAACTATATCTTAATTAAACTATTAAAATATTATAACAAATGACAATGCTGTATGTCTTCACAGCATTTTGCAAAACAGTAAGAAAAGCTTGCAAATATTTAATGATAATATGATCTGagtgaatctcagatggtgatgaagatgcgtgcaggagtgaggtagatctgctggttgagtggtgttgcagtaagaccaaggaactggtagtggacttcaggaaagggaaatcaGGAGAACATACAGCAGTTCTCATCAAGCAGTGGACAGACAGGGTGAGCAGCTTATCTGAGGTGTCACTACCTCtaaagatctgtcctgggcccagcattattctaagtgtatttattatcaaagaatgtataaattatacaaccttgacattTGTTTGCTTCCAGGCAGTTACAAAGCAAGGTACCTGAAAGCACCCAATTTTACAAACTATGACCGACCCCCACTgcccacagagaaagaaaaaaaacacaaaacaaatcaAGCAAATAGCTGTGAGCAGCAGCAACAAAAGCATTCCGAGCCAAACCGAATCCTTGGTCCAAATCACTGCAACAGTttggagcaggcccaaagcctctgTATCAATTCATATTAGCAGGCAAAATCACTGTAAAGTTGGCAGACACGAATCACAACAGTACTCATAGCCTTAGCGTCACAGAGAGAGAAGACCACAGTCTATGAACAAGGGATGCCAGAGGCTATATCCCATTAGGAGTTCGACATACCAAATCCCACCAAAGACTtgagcagatttctacagatgtaccgtggagagaattctgatAGGTTGCATCACACTCTGGTATGGAGGCGTGAATGCACAGGATCATAAGAGACTGCAGGTCGTGAACTCAGCCAGTTCTGTCacgggcattagcctccccaccatcatgaTGCCTCAAGAATGCAGTATCCATAATGAAggacaccatccaggacatgtctaCTTCTCATTCCTAACATCAATTAAGTGACAGaggagtggaatgcactgcctgagccagtggtggaggtagatacacttgcaaaatttaagagactactggacaggtaaatggaggaatttaaggtggggggttatatgggagccagggtttaagggtcagcacaacattgtgggccaaagggcctgtattgttctatgttcttccaGGAGCCCGAAAATGTACATTCAGTAATTTAGAAATAGCTTCCTCCCCTctaccatcggatttctgaatggttcatgacaACAAATAGTACCACACTATTATGCTCTTTCTGCTCCATTTATTTTTTAGAAGTATGTTTAAATGTATATTGTAATTTGTGGTAAcatttgtgtattgcactgtactgctgtcacaaaacaacaaaatgtATGACCTATGCAAGtataatatacctgattctgagttCACTAATCTCAGGATATTGCTGTCAAGGTGGCTGCAACACAATGCAGCCACATAAAACTActggataggcagaggctttttcccagtgctgaaatggctagcatgagaggacacagttttaaggtgcgtggaagcaggtacagaggaggtgtcaggcgCAAGTttcttttaatgcagagagtggtgagtgcgtggaatgggctgccgggggcagtggtggaggcggaaacgatagggtctttctttaagagactcctggacaggtacgtggagctcagaaaaatagaaggctatgggtaagcctaggtaagaTAAGgagatgttcggcacagctttgtaggctgcTGCATGTTTTCTATACATCCAAGTTTAAATGTGAAGATTGAACTTTAAAAAGTTGCTGTGATTATTCATTATAACACTGGCTATCAATTTTCACTTCAAGTTCCCACCTTTGATTCCCATGATCACTAATCTCTTGTTAATTCAATCAAGAGAATTTGAGATCTGGTAATTGGTAGAATTCCAGTAAAAGCACCAGGTCAAATCATGGGATGAGAGTGTTTCCTTGTCGTGAGTAGCTCAAAAATTTAGATCTATATTCCTTGGCACATAGAAGTATCTGGGTAACAAAATCCAGGCATAACAGATCCTTAGGAGACATAAACTGAAAACATCTCTATTGAGAACAACTCAAACATGCAGGCATAGCAAAAAGATTAGGGGGCAGTTAAGCAAAACTGACATGCGTGGAATTAATGGTCAACCATTAAAATGCTCAAGCACAGAATTGTGGAGGCTAGATCATTTGGGGTACCTAAAGAGAATACAAGTAGATTTTTCGCAACATCAGGGAATTGAAGGCtatggggaactggcacagagAAGATGTGTCACATATTAGCCATAAGTATACTGATTGTCAGGgacaaaccagagaaaatctgcaggtgctggaaatccgagccacacacacaaaatgctggaggaactcagcaggccaggtatgATCTATgtaaaaagagtacagtcaaagtttcagtttcagtttcagcccaaaatgtccagtgtactctcttccataggtgctgcctggtctgctgagttcctctagcatcttgtgaaTGGCAGGGACActtgaggggctgagtggccccATCTGGCATCTATTTTCTTATGTTGTCATACACTTGACAAACCCATTTCTTCTCATCGGCATTATTCAAATCCTATTCCATCTACCCTGTCTTAAGACATATCATGGAAATTTTATTCAAATTTGCCCAGTGAAACCAACATTAAGAGCTTCCTTCTTACACCCTAAATGTAATTTTCTTTTACTACACAAAACAAATCAACCCCAAGTTGCATTAATTGATTTCTCCTCTGAAAAAGGTCAAAATCAAGATAGTTCCGAAGCAGTTGAAGAGAATACTGTAATTCTCAAAGGGGTGAAAGAACATTTGACTGGGTAGCAATCTCCTTCATGTTGCTGAAAACCTAGCCAAGGATATCATGGGATAATATGTGCCAATGACATACTGTACAATTTTCATCACTTACATTTATACTCATGATGGTGTTGATATTGCCCTGGAGAAGTAGTGCAAAGGCCACTTTAGAGATGACAGTAAGTTCTTAGAAACCTCACTGACATTACATTAGAAATCCTCCAAAATATCCTTTTATCTTACTAGAAAATGAATTAGGCTAAAACAGTGCTTATATTTTTATAGCTCTAGCCACAAAAGCATAGATGCCATTGTTACTGCAGGTCAGCAATTACTTCTAAAATTCTCTTCCCAGTAAGAGAGAAGTGAGAATGAGAAAAGGAACAAAAAATATTCAATGCATTGTTAGTTTAATTCAATATTAGTTTCAACTATTTTCTATGGGGTAGGAGGCCAAAAATATTTCCCAATCAATCTCAGGAAAGAATGAACCTAGGATACGAATCAAACACTGAACCTAGCAGAGAATTCACTTTGACAACTTTTCTATCACATCTGAATAAAAGATTTCTTTAAAAACATGTCAAAATTAATATCTGTAACAGTACTGGTGAAAGTTGAAAGGCTAATTCTAATAGTCACAGATTTGAACTGCTAGCTAAAGGTAAAATCAAATATGACAAGTTATTCTACTCAATGAATACATGTATCAATGACTTTCATAAATTGTTTGTATTAATATATCATTATGAGATGTGGTTGACAGAATTGTGGTTTAAATCTGATGGCTCCAAACATTTCAGCATCTTATTATTTTCTCATATTTTTGAAAGCACAAATCTACTTAATTCTTCTGAGACAGCACATATTATACTTAAAATACAACACACATAAACCATTATCATTCGCAACAGTGTTTGGCTCCATTCTTCCCCACTGGTGCTCATCATGTTTCCATGGCTTGCCAATGGAGGGCCGAAAGCTAACATAAGCATGTCTTCTCCCATATCTTCTTCCAGTGAGAGTCTGATAACCTCCTGCTGGTCTGGGCCAAGCTGCCTTCCCAGATTCTTGACCCATCActacaaacaaaaacaaacaaaaaaattagctaatactgctgcaaaaaaattattttaaaaaatttcaacaacttttCATCGTCTACACTGAAAATTAATAATTAGATACAAATTCTCAGCATATCTTAAATTACAGAAATGAAGTATGCACAAAGTTGAAGCAGAACAAAGAGAGGGTGTGTTATTTTTTTACATGTAGGTTTAAAGTAATTAACAAAAGACCAAAACGATTATTTTTAAACAGCAAGTTTGCCATATTTTTATTTTAACTGCATCACATGTCTGAGAGCTTTATTTTACAGTCTCAATCAAAACAGTGacttctgtttagaaa is from Hypanus sabinus isolate sHypSab1 chromosome 5, sHypSab1.hap1, whole genome shotgun sequence and encodes:
- the pja2 gene encoding E3 ubiquitin-protein ligase Praja-2 isoform X1 — encoded protein: MGQESGKAAWPRPAGGYQTLTGRRYGRRHAYVSFRPSIGKPWKHDEHQWGRMEPNTVANDNGLSASGILSTNELLSQHTGYDQTMDPKKDEDFDPQRENGFLSSPLNQRLAQCESNEFVSPSGTEPSGGYLDSQNAEPSKWSIPSDIFETTSENQVGIGLVSMDSYESESSEGEDEDSATHSCLQKEGKLQKRLDTMLSELEKGVDYLNGLQSYLSAVIHDGSNQQVEPPCSVAMDNLPDVNFAFKEHQSELKEHQKPLPALENVEEMNGYVKMEEIKEKTERNLDKNSLGVQTEGNIFCCMLEQPSSSEMVVRPKVRKQRTDTNSLRDLHSPDDTYSHCTKEMKSNTGCCGSNIALWNCMDKIHNDLKFESGSNVKGTTGIHIEQATNQQEDPDDATDDSFWDDFENDCTIGEESSSLSSGEEWSALWTSDFVLEKMHSSDESWETLSGADEQTTEPNSMSSSLDEDAFEHCFTIGEPTSLEEGEIPWVAFNEESDSTSTSSSSTDETEGLDQLGQSGLLILNDGNNFEDYSSISEDLDMEWRLLDELGEGLTAQAISSVNPQLLSFMALEERLAQAMEAALAHLESLAIDGEQAPPPASNETIECLPQVPITEEHNGLEQSCAICCSEYVKEDLVTELPCHHIFHRPCVILWLQKSGTCPVCRHILTSTLPEAAAEAATFLPEPATPPPTRDGPTIR
- the pja2 gene encoding E3 ubiquitin-protein ligase Praja-2 isoform X3, which gives rise to MDPKKDEDFDPQRENGFLSSPLNQRLAQCESNEFVSPSGTEPSGGYLDSQNAEPSKWSIPSDIFETTSENQVGIGLVSMDSYESESSEGEDEDSATHSCLQKEGKLQKRLDTMLSELEKGVDYLNGLQSYLSAVIHDGSNQQVEPPCSVAMDNLPDVNFAFKEHQSELKEHQKPLPALENVEEMNGYVKMEEIKEKTERNLDKNSLGVQTEGNIFCCMLEQPSSSEMVVRPKVRKQRTDTNSLRDLHSPDDTYSHCTKEMKSNTGCCGSNIALWNCMDKIHNDLKFESGSNVKGTTGIHIEQATNQQEDPDDATDDSFWDDFENDCTIGEESSLSSGEEWSALWTSDFVLEKMHSSDESWETLSGADEQTTEPNSMSSSLDEDAFEHCFTIGEPTSLEEGEIPWVAFNEESDSTSTSSSSTDETEGLDQLGQSGLLILNDGNNFEDYSSISEDLDMEWRLLDELGEGLTAQAISSVNPQLLSFMALEERLAQAMEAALAHLESLAIDGEQAPPPASNETIECLPQVPITEEHNGLEQSCAICCSEYVKEDLVTELPCHHIFHRPCVILWLQKSGTCPVCRHILTSTLPEAAAEAATFLPEPATPPPTRDGPTIR
- the pja2 gene encoding E3 ubiquitin-protein ligase Praja-2 isoform X2, with amino-acid sequence MGQESGKAAWPRPAGGYQTLTGRRYGRRHAYVSFRPSIGKPWKHDEHQWGRMEPNTVANDNGLSASGILSTNELLSQHTGYDQTMDPKKDEDFDPQRENGFLSSPLNQRLAQCESNEFVSPSGTEPSGGYLDSQNAEPSKWSIPSDIFETTSENQVGIGLVSMDSYESESSEGEDEDSATHSCLQKEGKLQKRLDTMLSELEKGVDYLNGLQSYLSAVIHDGSNQQVEPPCSVAMDNLPDVNFAFKEHQSELKEHQKPLPALENVEEMNGYVKMEEIKEKTERNLDKNSLGVQTEGNIFCCMLEQPSSSEMVVRPKVRKQRTDTNSLRDLHSPDDTYSHCTKEMKSNTGCCGSNIALWNCMDKIHNDLKFESGSNVKGTTGIHIEQATNQQEDPDDATDDSFWDDFENDCTIGEESSLSSGEEWSALWTSDFVLEKMHSSDESWETLSGADEQTTEPNSMSSSLDEDAFEHCFTIGEPTSLEEGEIPWVAFNEESDSTSTSSSSTDETEGLDQLGQSGLLILNDGNNFEDYSSISEDLDMEWRLLDELGEGLTAQAISSVNPQLLSFMALEERLAQAMEAALAHLESLAIDGEQAPPPASNETIECLPQVPITEEHNGLEQSCAICCSEYVKEDLVTELPCHHIFHRPCVILWLQKSGTCPVCRHILTSTLPEAAAEAATFLPEPATPPPTRDGPTIR